TTTATTTACAAAAAATAATTTTGTAGATTTGCAAGCACAGTATTTGTGGAAAAGTGTGCAAAGTGCAGAGAAATATTTTTTATAATTTAGCTGTATAATCGTATAGTGCAATACTTAAGGCCACTGTGGAGTTTAAAGAATCCAATTTTGGGCTCATGGGAATGGTTACTTTTTCGACGGCAATGTTACGGGGTAAACCAGGGCCTTCTTGTCCCACTAATAAACGCGTGTTTTTATTCCAAGTGTAGGTTGCTAAATTTTGTCCTTTTAAGTCTAAGGCCACAAAGGGGCTTTTGTTAACATGGGTGTAGGTTTCTAATTGCGTAATCGAAGGGCCTTGCTCTAATTGTAGTCGAAGGGCTGCTCCGTTAGATGATTTAATAACTTTTGGTAAAAAGGGGCTACAGCTTTCTTTAAGCAAAATTACTTTTTTAATACCAAAAGCTTCGCAGCTTCTAAATAAAGAACCCAAATTGTGTGGTTCTCCTAAAGCGCATAAAACTTCTAAGCCTTGTGCTTCTTCATTTATGTTAATGGGTTTTATTTTAGGGCAGTGGCCCACAAGCAAGGGGGCTTTGGTGTTCATAATATCTAGCTGGGCAAATAGCTCTTTTTGTAAAACAAAACCGTGCAAGTCTTTTAGTTGTAGCTTTTCATTTTTGGCTTTGCTTCTTTGGTAAGGGTTTAAGTCGTCTAAATATTTAGAGCTTAAGTAGTTTAAGTTTAATGCCTCTAGTTTTTCGTCAGGGTAGTTGTCGGGAATAATGACTTCTGAAAAAGGATAAAAGTTATTTAATAATGCATCTTCTATTAATTTTTGACCCATTAAAAAAAAAGAATTACTTTTTTTTATACCTTTAGCAGTAAATAAACTTTTAAAGCGTTTAAAATGGTCATTTTTCGAGCTAGTTATTTTATAAATCATAAATTACTATAAGCCACAAAAATAAGAGCTTGTCTTCTATAATTTTCTTTTTTTATTAGTTGTAGAAAAAGAAAATTATTTGTAAAGGTTTTTAAAATGTTTATCAATAAATGCAATTAGTAAATCATTGGCAATAAGCATATCTGTTTCTTTAAAGTTAATTTCACTTTGTTTTTGGTGTAAAAAGTTATTAAATACTTGTAATAAAGTTTTTGTTACTTTTTGCTTATTTTTATATTTAGCATTAGATAAGTAGTATTTCCATAAGTGATAACGAGCTTTATCAAATTGATGATGAGAGTCTGTATTTTTAACTTTTTTCCCTACTAAGTGTTGAAAATTTCTATTTAAAAAACTTCTTCTTTTTGCTGTTTTATGGGTTTGTTTAATAGCAGTAAAAAATAAGCCATCTGTAATGACTTTTGGGCTTTTAAAGTAAATGGCAGAAAAGCAGTCTGCAAAAAGCTCTGTTAAGCCAGAAAAAGGTGCAGAGTAATCTAGCCTTTGTTGTCTTTCCATTGTAGCGGCATTAGGGCTTAAATATTTCCACTCACTTTGTATAGATAGATAAGTTTTATTTTCTGTTAGGCTATAGATATTGCTATTAAAGTAAGCATGACCTAGCTCATGAACAGCGATAGGCAGGGAGTGAACAGGGTGTTTAGCAGTGCCTTTTTTAAGTGAAAATTGAATAGGGATATAAAGTATATTAAATAGCCCATGGAAGAAGGCAGTGTTAGCTTTTTTAACCACTAATATGCTTAATTTTTTGGGTATTTGTAGTTTTGCAGGTTTAAAAAAATT
Above is a window of Pseudobdellovibrionaceae bacterium DNA encoding:
- a CDS encoding RNA methyltransferase, whose product is MIYKITSSKNDHFKRFKSLFTAKGIKKSNSFFLMGQKLIEDALLNNFYPFSEVIIPDNYPDEKLEALNLNYLSSKYLDDLNPYQRSKAKNEKLQLKDLHGFVLQKELFAQLDIMNTKAPLLVGHCPKIKPININEEAQGLEVLCALGEPHNLGSLFRSCEAFGIKKVILLKESCSPFLPKVIKSSNGAALRLQLEQGPSITQLETYTHVNKSPFVALDLKGQNLATYTWNKNTRLLVGQEGPGLPRNIAVEKVTIPMSPKLDSLNSTVALSIALYDYTAKL